The following proteins come from a genomic window of Atribacterota bacterium:
- a CDS encoding YraN family protein: MNNVGEKGENIACDFLVKNGYNILEKNFKVLFGEIDIIAEKKNCICFIEVKSRKSKKYGLPEEAITLKKKNKIRRVAEYFIQKRQLKNKIYRFDVISIYFKENILKEFRHIRNAFN, encoded by the coding sequence ATGAATAATGTTGGAGAAAAAGGGGAAAATATCGCATGTGACTTTTTAGTTAAAAATGGATACAATATTTTAGAAAAAAATTTTAAAGTACTCTTTGGAGAGATTGATATTATTGCCGAAAAGAAAAATTGTATATGCTTTATCGAAGTAAAAAGCAGAAAATCTAAAAAATACGGACTCCCGGAAGAGGCTATTACATTAAAGAAAAAGAATAAAATAAGAAGAGTAGCTGAATATTTTATACAGAAAAGACAATTAAAGAATAAAATATACCGTTTTGATGTTATTTCGATATACTTTAAAGAGAATATATTGAAAGAATTTCGGCATATAAGAAATGCTTTTAACTAA
- a CDS encoding ribonuclease HII: MNKKHYTNKIYHLRNNIRILFQERKRIESLKIYEKRCLSKGYKFIAGIDEVGRGSLAGPVVAAAVVIKNIEEFFIAFLKDSKKLSRKKRETLFQLIIDKSSSVGIGIVESEIIEKINIAQATFLAMKRAIIGLEKTPDYILVDAFKIPYIRIEQNNIIKGEDSSISIAAASVVAKVYRDKIMQDMHKKYPEYQFNKNSGYGTKRHIIAIKEYGICPIHRKTFKSVLSGKNNLLLFDKN; encoded by the coding sequence TTGAATAAAAAACATTATACAAACAAAATATATCATTTAAGGAATAATATTAGGATCCTCTTTCAAGAGAGAAAAAGAATTGAAAGTTTAAAAATTTATGAGAAGAGGTGTCTTTCTAAAGGATATAAATTTATTGCTGGAATCGATGAAGTAGGCCGTGGATCTTTGGCGGGTCCAGTTGTTGCTGCTGCAGTTGTTATTAAAAATATTGAAGAATTTTTTATTGCTTTTTTAAAAGATTCAAAAAAATTATCCAGAAAAAAAAGAGAAACTCTTTTTCAATTAATTATAGATAAATCAAGCAGTGTTGGAATTGGGATTGTTGAGTCGGAAATTATTGAAAAAATAAACATTGCTCAGGCTACTTTTTTGGCAATGAAAAGAGCTATTATTGGTCTGGAAAAAACACCCGATTATATTCTAGTAGATGCCTTCAAAATACCATATATTAGAATAGAGCAAAATAATATTATAAAAGGCGAGGACAGTAGTATATCAATTGCTGCAGCTTCTGTTGTAGCCAAGGTTTATCGTGATAAGATTATGCAGGATATGCACAAAAAGTATCCAGAATATCAATTTAACAAAAATTCAGGGTATGGAACAAAAAGACACATAATTGCAATAAAGGAGTATGGCATCTGTCCCATTCACCGGAAAACCTTTAAAAGTGTTTTAAGTGGAAAAAACAATTTACTTTTGTTTGACAAGAATTAA
- the rplS gene encoding 50S ribosomal protein L19, translating into MDFIKDIENAQLKKETFDMNTGDLIEVHQKIIEGDRKRIQIFRGILIARKHGGSRETITVRKVTKGIGVEKIFPLNSPNIEKIELIKRGSARKAKLYYLRNRVGQKGLMA; encoded by the coding sequence ATGGATTTTATAAAAGATATCGAAAATGCACAATTAAAAAAAGAAACCTTTGATATGAATACCGGTGATTTAATAGAAGTTCACCAAAAGATTATCGAAGGGGATAGAAAGAGAATACAGATATTTAGAGGTATATTAATTGCTCGCAAGCATGGTGGAAGTCGTGAAACAATAACAGTAAGAAAAGTTACCAAGGGAATAGGGGTAGAAAAAATATTTCCATTAAATTCTCCAAATATTGAAAAAATCGAACTTATAAAAAGAGGCTCTGCCAGAAAAGCAAAACTATACTACTTAAGGAATAGAGTTGGACAAAAGGGATTAATGGCTTAG
- the trmD gene encoding tRNA (guanosine(37)-N1)-methyltransferase TrmD, whose protein sequence is MKISILTIFPEMFLSPFSESIIKRALQKKLVNISIIDIRSFTKDKHRSVDDYSYGGGPGMVLKPGPIVEAIESIKAKKNKQTSGKIILTSAQGKVFNQDMAKKLLEEKEIIFICGRYEGIDERVRHILKAEEVSIGDYVTTGGEIPVMVMVDVLVRMIPGVLGKEESMVNDSFYNGLLDYPHFTRPEKYMGYEVPDILLSGDHEKIDKWRKKQSLIETIKKRPDLLINRKFTKEEIRILNELKTDKNEKKGKQ, encoded by the coding sequence ATGAAAATAAGCATATTGACAATTTTCCCTGAAATGTTTTTATCACCATTTTCAGAGAGCATTATCAAAAGGGCATTACAAAAAAAATTAGTTAATATTAGTATTATAGATATCAGGAGCTTTACCAAGGATAAGCATAGAAGCGTTGATGATTACTCTTATGGCGGAGGTCCTGGAATGGTCTTAAAACCTGGTCCGATTGTTGAAGCGATAGAGTCTATTAAGGCAAAAAAAAATAAGCAAACCAGTGGAAAAATTATTCTTACATCGGCACAGGGAAAAGTATTTAATCAAGATATGGCAAAGAAATTATTAGAAGAAAAAGAGATAATATTTATATGTGGAAGATATGAAGGAATTGACGAACGAGTTCGTCATATTCTTAAAGCAGAAGAAGTATCCATTGGTGATTATGTGACTACCGGGGGAGAGATCCCTGTAATGGTAATGGTTGATGTTTTAGTTCGTATGATACCAGGTGTATTGGGAAAAGAAGAATCAATGGTTAATGATTCTTTCTATAATGGTTTGCTTGATTACCCTCATTTTACAAGGCCTGAAAAATATATGGGATATGAGGTACCTGATATTTTATTATCTGGAGATCATGAAAAAATCGATAAATGGAGAAAAAAACAATCTTTAATTGAAACTATAAAAAAAAGGCCTGATTTATTAATAAATAGAAAATTTACTAAGGAAGAAATAAGAATATTAAATGAGTTAAAAACAGACAAAAACGAAAAGAAAGGGAAACAATAA
- a CDS encoding KH domain-containing protein: protein MKDTVEFLLKSITGFPEQVKIKEVSEESMNILEISVDPSDIGKVIGKQGKVIKAIRTILKAATITSEKKTIIKIVE, encoded by the coding sequence TTGAAGGACACTGTTGAGTTTTTATTAAAATCAATAACAGGTTTTCCAGAGCAAGTAAAAATAAAAGAAGTTAGCGAAGAAAGTATGAATATTTTGGAAATCAGCGTTGATCCCTCCGATATAGGTAAAGTTATTGGAAAACAGGGAAAAGTTATTAAAGCTATCCGAACTATATTAAAAGCAGCTACAATTACAAGTGAGAAAAAGACAATTATTAAAATTGTTGAATAA
- the rpsP gene encoding 30S ribosomal protein S16, producing the protein MSAKIKLRREGAKKNPSYKIVVIDSRKPRDGRFIKMLGYYQPTNEPYTFKVDKEESLKWLEQGAEMTKTVESLFKKNGILEK; encoded by the coding sequence ATGTCAGCAAAAATAAAATTAAGAAGAGAAGGCGCTAAGAAAAATCCTTCCTATAAAATTGTTGTAATTGATTCACGTAAACCGAGAGACGGAAGATTTATAAAAATGTTAGGTTATTACCAGCCAACAAATGAACCTTATACCTTCAAGGTGGATAAAGAAGAAAGTTTAAAATGGCTGGAACAAGGGGCTGAAATGACTAAAACAGTCGAATCACTTTTCAAGAAAAATGGTATATTAGAAAAATAA